One part of the Tunicatimonas pelagia genome encodes these proteins:
- a CDS encoding TonB-dependent receptor: protein MKKYLLVSWCLFRVCCYAHATQGRQFSDSCAYEIRGSILDAETQQPIPFATVMIKNTRKGVEANKQGKFLLENLCKKEYTLVCSSVGYENYRKRISLSEDTEMNVRMTPKMVSLSEVVVSANYEEQRKQEEALSLEIVNSDYLKQHQGGSLMNSLDRLAGVTTMDIGSGQSKPVIRGLGFNRVVVVENGIKHEGQQWGVDHGLEIDQYAVDNVEVIRGPSSLRYGSDAIGGVINVKQDQLPEQNTLSGTVDLTGKTNNNLLGTSISLAGRGDVFFATFRATLLDYGDYKVPTDSVDIYNFRAPLYKNHLRNTAGHEHDLHFSFGYTKPTFQSRFYVSNIQSKSGFFANAHGLEPRNVDEEFHDQSNRDIHYPYQQVNHFKVINKSQWEWKKYELKSEVGFQRNFRQEWSQYVSHGFMPAVYQGEEGFNPELERQFDKYVYSANVEGAYFHSDRTSVTVGVNGSYQDNRIGGRGFIIPAFRQLNVGSFVLARHRFTEKSTLQAGIRYDYGNTQIDSYQDWFTSPAIFGTDTTDQYLQRASDLNRNFSNVSWSIGYNYHTPHWSFKTNLGKSFRMPIAKELGANGVNYHRFSFEVGDPDLSPEVAYQVDAGLEYRSERFALGLTPFANYFSNYIYLNPTAEHDRLYGSGNQVFYYSQARVFRSGGEIHGHYQIISPLSIGLVGEYVYQIQLSGEKKGFTLPFSPPASVIFNLRYERDEWKLLKNPYVSVDYKVAASQTRIVPPEEVTDGYQAVNLGMGGEVKLPERSLSISLQVQNLFNTQYFNHTSFYRLINVPEPGRNFILNISIPFSRRI, encoded by the coding sequence ATGAAGAAATATCTCCTGGTTAGTTGGTGCCTCTTTAGGGTATGTTGCTACGCCCATGCTACCCAAGGCAGACAGTTTTCAGACTCCTGTGCCTATGAAATCCGCGGCAGTATTCTGGATGCGGAAACCCAACAGCCTATCCCCTTTGCCACGGTAATGATCAAAAATACCCGGAAAGGAGTTGAAGCCAATAAACAGGGAAAGTTTTTGCTGGAAAACCTTTGTAAAAAAGAATACACCCTGGTGTGTTCCAGTGTCGGCTACGAAAATTACCGTAAGCGCATTTCTCTAAGTGAGGATACGGAGATGAATGTCCGGATGACGCCCAAGATGGTGAGCCTCAGTGAAGTAGTGGTTTCCGCTAATTATGAGGAGCAACGTAAACAAGAAGAAGCCCTCAGCCTGGAAATCGTCAATAGCGATTATCTCAAACAGCACCAGGGAGGCAGCCTTATGAACTCCCTGGATCGGTTGGCGGGGGTCACTACCATGGACATTGGTTCCGGGCAGTCCAAACCGGTGATTCGCGGACTTGGCTTCAATAGGGTGGTGGTGGTAGAAAACGGCATTAAGCACGAAGGCCAACAGTGGGGGGTAGATCATGGACTGGAGATCGATCAATATGCCGTTGACAATGTAGAGGTTATCAGAGGCCCTTCTTCACTGAGGTACGGCTCCGATGCCATTGGGGGAGTGATCAATGTTAAACAGGATCAATTGCCCGAGCAAAATACGCTCTCAGGAACCGTTGATCTTACCGGAAAAACGAACAATAACCTGTTAGGAACCTCCATTTCTCTGGCCGGCCGAGGAGATGTTTTTTTTGCTACTTTTCGGGCCACATTACTCGACTACGGCGACTATAAAGTGCCAACCGATAGCGTGGATATCTATAACTTCCGGGCACCACTCTACAAAAATCATTTGCGTAATACGGCCGGTCACGAACACGACCTGCATTTCTCGTTTGGCTACACTAAGCCTACCTTTCAAAGTAGATTCTACGTCAGCAACATCCAGAGTAAGAGCGGCTTCTTTGCCAATGCTCACGGCCTTGAACCCAGAAATGTAGACGAGGAGTTTCATGACCAATCTAACCGGGACATTCACTATCCCTACCAACAGGTTAACCACTTCAAGGTAATCAACAAAAGCCAGTGGGAGTGGAAAAAATACGAGTTAAAAAGTGAAGTGGGTTTTCAACGAAATTTTCGGCAAGAGTGGAGCCAATACGTAAGTCATGGCTTTATGCCAGCTGTTTATCAGGGGGAAGAGGGCTTTAATCCTGAGCTGGAGCGTCAGTTTGATAAATACGTGTATTCAGCCAATGTTGAGGGAGCGTACTTTCATTCGGATCGAACGTCGGTCACGGTAGGGGTCAATGGTTCGTACCAGGATAATCGTATTGGAGGGAGAGGTTTTATTATCCCCGCCTTTCGCCAGCTCAACGTAGGCAGCTTTGTTTTAGCCCGACATCGCTTTACCGAAAAAAGCACCTTGCAGGCGGGTATCCGGTACGATTACGGGAATACCCAAATAGACAGCTACCAGGATTGGTTCACTTCACCAGCTATTTTCGGAACAGATACTACTGACCAATACTTGCAGCGAGCTAGTGATTTGAACCGAAATTTTTCCAACGTATCCTGGTCAATCGGGTACAATTACCATACGCCCCACTGGTCGTTTAAAACCAACCTGGGGAAAAGCTTTCGTATGCCCATTGCGAAAGAACTCGGTGCCAATGGGGTGAACTATCACCGCTTTAGCTTTGAAGTAGGCGACCCGGACCTCTCTCCGGAAGTGGCCTATCAAGTAGATGCAGGGCTGGAATATCGTTCGGAAAGATTCGCTCTGGGGCTTACTCCTTTTGCCAATTATTTTTCCAATTATATTTACCTCAACCCCACGGCGGAGCACGACCGGCTCTACGGTAGTGGCAATCAGGTATTCTACTATTCCCAGGCCAGAGTATTTCGCTCCGGAGGTGAAATTCATGGTCACTATCAGATCATTAGTCCATTAAGCATTGGCCTAGTGGGCGAATATGTCTACCAAATTCAGTTGTCGGGCGAAAAGAAGGGCTTTACCCTACCCTTCTCACCGCCGGCATCGGTCATTTTTAATCTGAGGTACGAAAGGGATGAATGGAAATTACTGAAGAACCCTTATGTGTCGGTGGACTATAAAGTAGCGGCATCCCAGACCCGTATTGTGCCTCCGGAAGAGGTAACGGACGGCTACCAAGCAGTAAACCTCGGTATGGGAGGGGAAGTAAAGTTGCCCGAACGCAGCCTTAGCATTTCGCTACAGGTGCAAAACCTGTTCAATACTCAATACTTTAACCACACCAGCTTCTACCGACTGATTAATGTACCTGAACCGGGACGGAATTTTATCCTGAATATTTCAATACCATTTTCAAGAAGAATATAA
- a CDS encoding DUF4625 domain-containing protein: MIKRRVVLLSAVFATGVIFASCEEDETVDTQGPAISGLEVGHDGELHVGEDVHLEFTVTDNNLLAYYEIEIHAEGEDHDHGRFAEEHWEFEQRFTEVDGLRNLDVHHHEPCRVTW; this comes from the coding sequence ATGATCAAAAGAAGAGTAGTACTATTAAGCGCAGTATTTGCCACCGGAGTGATTTTCGCTTCTTGTGAGGAAGACGAAACCGTCGACACCCAAGGACCGGCTATTAGTGGTTTAGAAGTTGGTCACGATGGAGAGCTCCACGTAGGTGAAGACGTGCATCTTGAATTTACGGTGACTGACAATAACCTGCTCGCCTATTACGAAATTGAAATCCATGCCGAAGGCGAAGATCACGATCACGGACGTTTCGCTGAAGAGCACTGGGAGTTTGAACAACGGTTTACTGAGGTCGATGGGTTAAGAAACCTGGACGTACACCATCATGAACCCTGCAGGGTGACCTGGTAA
- a CDS encoding phosphoribosyl-AMP cyclohydrolase — protein sequence MSSVDNCTAIDLEEGLQIAPQFSKRGGLLPVAVQETDTGQLLMLASINEEALQQTIQTGLATFWSTSRDQIWVKGETSGDFLKIDNILVDCDQDAFVYQVTLQGS from the coding sequence ATGAGTTCGGTAGATAATTGTACAGCGATAGACCTGGAAGAAGGACTTCAAATTGCACCTCAGTTTAGTAAGCGCGGAGGTCTGCTACCGGTAGCCGTGCAGGAAACCGATACTGGGCAGCTTCTGATGTTGGCTTCCATCAATGAAGAAGCACTACAACAGACGATACAAACGGGCTTGGCTACCTTCTGGAGTACTTCCCGTGACCAGATTTGGGTGAAAGGAGAAACCTCAGGAGATTTCCTGAAAATAGACAATATACTGGTTGATTGCGACCAAGATGCCTTCGTTTACCAGGTCACCCTGCAGGGTTCATGA